The Deinococcus depolymerans genome contains the following window.
TCGTGTCGAACACCGCCGGGGCGCTGCTGCCCGCCCTGTACCTGCTGAGCAGCCTGATGGTCTGGAGTGTCATCCTGCGCCCGCTGCCCAGCGTGCAGCCCGCCGACATCGGCTCACGCGGCTGGTTCGGGCTGATCAGCGCGCTGCCCATGATGGCCGTCGCCAGCGTCTGGCTGTACTCCCCCCAGGTGCTGTACACCCCGTACGTGAGCGCCCTGTGCCTGTGGAACTACACGCCGCTGCAGAACCAGCAGCTGAGCGGCTGGATCATGATGCTCGCCGGACTGCCGGCCCTGGCCCTGGCGTTCATCCAGCTGTTCGCGTGGCTGATCAGACTCTCCGAGGGGCAGGGCATGCCGCCCCAGCCTCCCACCCGGCCGCCCGCGCCGCCCACCCGACCCTGAATCCCCTCCACCCCGCCTCTGTGGCTGCCCTGCGCTAGCCTGCACGCATGCATGACGCAGTGGTGATCGGCAGTGGGCTGGCGGGACTCACGGCGGCGCGGGTTCTGGCGCGCGCCGGGCAGCGGGTGCGGGTGCTGGAGGCCGCGCCGTTCGTGGGGGGCCGCGTGCACTCGCGCGCCGTGAACGGCTTCACGCTGGACGCCGGGTATCAGGTGCTGTTCCCGGCGTACCCGGCGGTGCGGCGGCAGCTGGACCTGGGCGCGCTGGACCTCGTGCCCGTGCCGTCCTCGGCGGTGGTGTGCCGGGGTGAGCAGCGCGACACGCTGGGCAGTCCCCTGAGCGACCCGGCAGCGCTGCCCTCGACCCTGCTGAGCGGCGTGCTGAGCGTGCCCGACAAGGCGCGCGTGGCGGCCCTGGCCCTGAAGCTGCGCGTCCCGGCGCCGCACACGCTGCTGCGCGGCGAGGACCAGTCCACCGAGGCGTTCCTGCGCGAATTCGGCTTCAGCGAGGGCGCGCTGGACCGTTTCTTCCGGCCGTTCTTCGGGGGGATCTTCCTGCGGCGCGAGCTGGACACCAGCGCCCGGCTGTTCCGCTACTACTTCCGGATGCTGATGGACGGCGGCGCGGCCCTGCCCCGCGCGGGCATGGGCGAGGTGGCGGCGCAACTGGCGGGCGGGCTGGACGTGGTGACCGGCGTGCGCGCCACGCACCTGAACGCCCACGCGGCGCACGTGACCGTGACCACCAGCGCCGGGGAACTGGACGCGCGGCAGGTGATCGTCGCGACCGACCCGGACAGCGCCGCCGCCCTGACCGGCCAGCCCACCGGGCGCGGCAGCCTGGGCAGCACGTACCTGCACTACGCCGCGCCGCACGGCCTGGACCGCGAGACGCGGCTGCTGCTGAACGCCGGGGCGGGCTTCATCAACAACGCGCACTGGCTGTCGAACGTGATCCCGCAGCGTGCCCCGCAGGGCCAGTCGCTGCTGACCGTGACCGTCCTGGGCCTCCCGGACCTCGACGACGACGCGCTGGACGCCCGCGTGCGCGGCGAACTGGAACGCTGGTACGGCCCGCAGACCGCCGCGCTGCGGACCCTGCTGGTCGAACGCATCCGGCACGCGCAGTACCCGCAGCCCGCCGGGTACGCCGCCACCCTTGCCGGTCACGCCACGCCCCTGCCCGGCGTGATCCTGGCGGGCGAGGCGACCTCCATGAGCGGCATTCAGGGCGCCATGGAAAGCGGCGAGAAGGCCGCCGCGATCCTCCTGAACGACCCGGCCGGCATGAGCCGCCCCAGGGGCGCATGACCGCCCACCCCGCCCCGGCCCGACCGGGTGCGCGACTGGATCATCTGGTCGTCGCCGCCCGCACCCTGGGGGAGGGCCGCGCGTGGCTGGAAGGCCGCCTGCACTGCCCGCTGGAACCGGGCGGGGAGCACGAGCTGTTCGGCACGCACAACGCCCTGCTGTCCCTGGGCCCCGACGCCTACCTGGAAGTGATCGCCGTGAACCCGCAGGCCCCCGCCCCGGCCCGCCCCCGCTGGTTCGGCCTGGACACCCCCGCCATGCAGCGGCGGCTGTCGCACGGCCCGGCCCTGATCCACTGGGTGGCGGGCGTGCCGCACCTGCCGGCCGGTCCCGACGTGCTGGCCCTGTCACGCGGCGCGAACCGCTGGACCCTGACCGTCCCCGCCGACGGCCACCTGCCCGGCGGCGGCCCGCACCCGTCCCTGATCTGCTGGGAGACCCCGCCGCCCCCCACCCGCCTGCCCGACCGGGGCGTGCGCCTGGGCACCCTGCACCTGGGCACGCCCGACCCCGACGCGCTGCGCGCCGCGCTGGACACCCTGAACTTCACGGGCGAGGTCGAGGTTCAAAGGGGCCCGCAGCCCGAACTGCGCGCGGTCCTGACCACCCCCGGCGGCCCGGTCGAGCTGTGAGCTCTCAAGGGCCGCTGCCGCCCCCGGACGCCACCCACTACACCCGCCCGGATGGCGTGCCACCGCGCCTTAGCGTGGGCGGGGTCATCCTGCGCCCCCTCAAGCTGGATACCGCCACACTGGCAGGTACGCCGGGCGGCTGGCAGGTCGCGGTCGTCGTGGAACCCGGCCCCTACCCGCAACTGCCCAAGGGTGGCCTGGAAGCCGGCGAAACCCACCGGGACGCCCTGCACCGCGAACTGCGCGAGGAGGCCGGTCTGGAGGGCGTGCAGATCCTCCGCGAACTGGCGACCCTGGAACGCCTGAACTACGCCCGCACGAAGTGGCAGGTCACCCGCTACTACCTGGGCACCACCACACAGCAGGAGGCTCTGCCCCCGCTGGAGCCGGGCTACAGGCTGGAATGGCACCCCCTGTCGGGCCGCAGCGGGCAGGTGCCGGACCTGTTCTGGCCCGAGCAGACGCGGTTACTGCGGCAGGTGGCCCGCCAGCTTCAACGGAACGGCACGCCGTTCTGACCTGCCCCCCTGCGGGGCCGCCGCCCGTGCAGCAGCGCCGCCGCCAGCAGGCCCGCCAGGAACCCGAACAGGTGCGCCTCCCACGACACGTACGGGTTGCCGGGCAGCACGCCCCACAGGATGCCCCCGTACAGCGCGAACGCCGCGACCGCCACGCCGATGGCGACCGGCGTGCGCTCCCACCAGCCCACGCCCAGCAGGTACGCCAGGAACCCGAACACCAGTTCGCTGGCCCCCAGGTGGACGCTGCCGCCCCTCCCGAACAGCCACACCAGCGCGCCCCCCACCAGCACGATGATCAGCGTGGCCGCCACGAAGCGCCCCACGCCGCGCACGGCTCCCATGAACGCCAGCGCGGCCAGCGGCACCGTGTTCGCCATCAGGTGCCCGAAGCCCGCGTGCAGGAACGGTGCGCTCAGGATGTTCCAGAACGCTCCCGTGTCACGCGGGAGGATGCCGTAACGGTCCAGCGACCCGCCGAACAGCAGCTGATCGGCCACCTCCTGCCCCCAGATGCCCGCCACGAGCGCCGCCGTCAGGGCCGCTGCCGGGCCGGGCTGACCCACGCGGGAGCGAGGGCGCGCGGGGCGGAACCGGTCGGGTCGGGTCATGCGTCCAGTGTGCCGCATGCGGGCCGGGCGTGGCGTCCACCGGAGGGTGCAGGGACGCGCGGGCGGGTGCGCTACGCTGCCCGTATGAACAACCCGGAAGCAGGCGCCCACGCGGCAGGCACCCAGGCGGCAGGCAGCAGCACCCCCGCACACAGGACCCTCGGGCACAGCGGACTGAGCGTCTCGGCGGTCGGACTGGGCTGCAACAACTTCGGCGGTCGCCTCGACCAGGCCGCCACCACCGCCGTCGTGCGCCGCGCGCTCGATGCGGGCATCACGCTGTTCGACACGGCCGACATCTACGGCAACCGGGGCGGCAGCGAGGAGATGCTGGGCCGCGCCCTCGGCCCGGAACGCCGGAACATCATCCTGGCCAGCAAGTTCGGCCTGGACATGGGTGACGGCCAGCAGGGCGCACGCCCTGAGTACATCCGCCGGGCGCTGGAGGCCAGCCTGCGCCGCCTCGGCACGGACTACCTGGACCTGTACCAGCTGCACACCCCGGACCCGCACACGCCCATCGAGGACACCCTGGGCACCCTGAACGACCTCGTGCAGCAGGGCCTCGTGCGGGCCATCGGCGTGAGCAACATGCCCGCTGCCGACGTGCGCGCCGCCGACGCCCTGGCCCGCCGGCACGGCTGGGCGCGCTTCACGTCCTGCCAGGACGAGCACAGCCTGCTGGTCCGAGACATCGAAACCGACCTGATCCCCGCCGCCCGCGACCTGAACCTGGGCCTGCTGCCGTACTTCCCGCTCGCCAGCGGTCTCCTGACCGGCAAGTACCACGCCGGGCAACCCCTCCCGGACGGCGCGCGCATCACGGGCAGCCAGGGCGCTCAGGACCGCTACCTGACCCCGCGCAACTGGACGGTCGTCGAGAACCTGCGGACCTTCGCGCAGGCCCAGGGGCACACGCTGCTGGAACTGGCGTTCAGCTGGCTGCTGTCCTTCCCCGAAACCAGCAGCGTCATCGCCGGAGCGACGAGGCCCGAACAGATCGACGCGAACGTCGCCGCCAGCTGGACCCTGACCGCCGACGAACGGGCCGAGGTGGACCGCATCACGCGCGGCTAGGCCGCAGGGAGTGGGGGAGAGCTGATACGGACTGCCGTTTGTTTCGTTAACAGATCGGAACACCACCGATCTGTCAACTCCACGTCCGGAACCCGTTTCTCTCCTGCTCGCTCCGCTCGGATTGAATGGCCTTTGCAGCCCATTCAATCGGAGTCCGTATGAGCCCACGTCGACTGAACGTCAGCAGAAAAGCCGGGGCAGGACGCTCCGGCTTTCCTGGGACTGGGTCGAGTCGGGGAGCAATCCCCCGGCCCCACTGCTCCCTTACGCCCGCTGCTTAGCTTTCAGCGCACCTTTCTGCTGGAGGTACTCGGCGATCTGCACGGCGTTCAGGGCCGCGCCTTTCAGGAGCTGGTCGCCCGCGACGAACAGGTCGATGCCGCCGTCGAACACCAGCGACTCGCGGATGCGGCCCACCTCCACGTCGTACTTGCCGCTGGCGGTCAGGGGCATGGGGTACAGCTTGCCTTCCGGGTTGTCGCGCACCTCGACCCCGGCAGCCCCGGCCAGCAGCTCACGCACGGCTTCGGGCGTGGCGGGGCGTTCGAGTTCCAGGGTGATGGCCTCGCTGTGGGTGCGCAGGGTGGGGATACGCACGGCGGTGCAGCTGATCTTCAGGCTGTCGTCCCCGATGATCTTGCGGGTCTCCCAGGCGACCTTCATCTCTTCCTTGGTGTACCCGTTGTCCTGGAAGGAATCGATGTGCGGAATCACGTTGAAGGGAATCGGGTGCGCGAACACGCTCGCCTGCGCCTGCTCGCCGTTCAGTTCCGCGCGGGTCTGCTCCAGCAGTTCCTCCATGCCCTTGGCCCCGGCGCCGCTGGTGGCCTGATACGTGCTGACGATCATGCGCTTCACGCCGTACTCGCGGTGAATGGGCGCCACGGCGACCACGGCGATGGCCGTCGTGCAGTTCGGGTTCGCGATGATGCCCTTGTGGCCCAGCGCGGCGTCCCCGTTCACCTCGGGCACGACCAGCGGCACGTCCGCGTCGTAGCGGAAGGCGCTGGAGTTGTCGATCACGACCGCGCCGCCCTCCACCCACCTGGGCGCCAGCGCCTTGCTGATGCTGCCGCCCGCCGACGCCAGGATCACGTCCGCGTCGATCGCCCCTTCCGGCGTGACCTGCACGGTCAGGGATTGGCCCTTGAAGGTCAGCTGCGTGCCCGCGCTGCGCGGACTGGCGAACAGGAGCAACTCGTCGAATTGCAGGCTGCTGCCCTCCAGCACCTTGAGAAGTTCGTGCCCCACCGCTCCGGTCGCTCCGACAATCGCTACGCGCATGCTCGTCTCCTTCCCATAAAAAAACCGCCCGGCGTGTCTCGCGGGGCGGTTGCCATCAGGACACCGCCCTCACGGGGTAATGGTGGTCATGACGGTCATGCCCCCCAGCGTAGGCGCTGCCCCTCCGGGGGTCAAGGCTGCCTGCCTAGCGTGAAGAGAAGGTGGGAGTCATACGGACTCCGATTGAATGGCTTGCAGAGACCGCTGGGTCCGAGCGGATGCGACTCGCAGAGCTGCCCCGCAGAGTGGGAGAGAAACGCCCCTCCGGGCGTGGAGCTGGCAACCCGGTGCCCTGCCGGGTTGCCAGCGAAACAGACGGCAGTCCGTATCAGAGGCGCACGGGAGCGTCGCCCACACCCTGGTGCATGCAGGGTCCGGCGGTGGGGACGGTCAGGGTGATGGTCGTCTGATAGGTGAACGAGTTCATGTCGAGCGCCTCGTCCCGCTGGACGGTCAGCGTGCCGAACGTCCGGGGTTCGAGGCTCTGGGTGGCGAGCCAGTCCGTCAGGTCGCGGACCTGCGGGCCGCTCAGCTTCAGGCAGGTGCGTCCGGCGCGTCCCAGGAACTCCTGCATTAGCTTCAGTTGCGTCCCGCTGAGGGCGTGCCTGGGCACCATGATCTTCAGGTCGCGGATGGGCTGTTTCGGCGCGGCGCTCGTGGTGAACGCGAAGAGGAAGTCCGGTTCAGTCAGGCTCCGCAGGATGAAGCCGTCATGTCCGGTCTTCCAGATCACGGTGCCGGTCACGGCCACCTGCGCCAGCGTGGTCGGCGCGGCACCACTCGGGGCGGGAACGGTCTGCGCCTGGGTGGCGGGCAGGGTCAGCAGGGCAGCCAGAAGCAGATGGCGGAGCATGCCTCACGGTACGCGGCAGGACGGGCAGGAGTTGCCGCAGGTGCGTTACTTGCGCCGCCGCAGGAAGCTCAGCCACCCGGCACGTTCGGGTTGCCGGGCCGGGGCGAAGTCCTCCATCCTGATTTCCGCTTCCGGGTGGGGCGCGGCCTCCCAGCCGTACTCGGTGGCGATCAGGCCACCGAACCGCCCGGCGGCGTACAGCGCGTGCGTGCGCTCCTGCTCCTCGGTGACGGCGCGTGGATCGGCCAGCGCCTGCAGCATCGCCTGGAGGCTCTCGTCGTCGCACTGCCACGCGCCCTGCGCGAACACCGCTTCCTTACCGTAAACGCGAATCCTGGCCGACATGCACTCCTCGCAGCTTGATGGGGTTTCCCCGCTTTTCGGTTGTCTTGACCGGCCCAGCATAGCGCACGCCGCGCCGGACCGGAGCGGCAACCCGGCGCGACCCGGCCCGGGCGTTCCCGCCGGTGGCCGCCGACCTGGACGGGAAACCCGGTGATGCGTTCCGGCTGTCTCGTTCACGGCCCGCGACAGGGGGATTGATGGCCCGCCAGGGCGCTTCTCGCCTCCTGCGCGGGGCCACTCTGCGGGTCGTCTCCGCTCGGATCCAGCGGGTTTGGCAACCCATTCCAGCGGAGTCCGTCTCATGCAGATTCCGTTTGTTTCGCCAACAATCCGCACCTTCACCGGATTGCCGGCTCCACGCCCGGAACCCGTTTTTCTTCCACTCGCTTCGCTCGGATTGAATGGCTTACAAAGCCATTCAATCGGAGTCCGCATCAGCTGACCTTTTCACCGAAGCGGCGTTCGTTCCCGGCGTGCAGTTTGCGGATGTTCTCGCGGTGCTGCCACACGATCAGCGCGGCGAGCGCCGAGACGGTCACAGACAGCCACAGCGGGGCGCCCAGCAGGTACGCTGTGAACGCCCCGGTCAGCGCCCCCAGGATGCTGCCGGCCGACACGAAGCGCGTGAGCCACACGGTCGTGATGCCCATCAGGAAGAAACCCAGGCCCGCCACGGGCAGCAGTGCGCAGATCGTCCCGAAGGTGGTGGCCACGCCCTTGCCACCCCGGAAGCGCAGGAACGGACTGAAATTGTGCCCGATCACGGCCGCCACGCCGCACGCCGCCTGCGCCGGCCCGTCCAGACCCAGCGCCCGCGCCAGCCAGATGGCCACGGCGCCCTTCAGGATGTCGAAGATCGCCACGACGATCGCCGGCCCCTTGCCCAGGGTCCGCAGGACGTTCGTGGAACCGCTGTTGCCGCTTCCCACCTTCAGGATGTCCACGCCGCGCGTCCGCGCCACCCAGGCCGCCGCCGGGATCGCCCCGACCACGTAAGAAATCAGCACCGCCAGCACGGCAAGAAAGGTCACAGTTGCATTCTAGGACATCCGCGTGCCGGGCATCCGTGCGGGCCGGACGGCACCCCGCCCACCCCCGGATTTGATTTTCCCACCCTGACCCGCTAATCTGCTGTGCGCTGGAACGGTGCCCGAGTGGTTGAAGGGGCACGCCTGGAAAGCGTGTGTACGGGCAACCGTACCGAGAGTGTTTATGCCTCCCGTTCCGAAAGTC
Protein-coding sequences here:
- a CDS encoding VOC family protein codes for the protein MTAHPAPARPGARLDHLVVAARTLGEGRAWLEGRLHCPLEPGGEHELFGTHNALLSLGPDAYLEVIAVNPQAPAPARPRWFGLDTPAMQRRLSHGPALIHWVAGVPHLPAGPDVLALSRGANRWTLTVPADGHLPGGGPHPSLICWETPPPPTRLPDRGVRLGTLHLGTPDPDALRAALDTLNFTGEVEVQRGPQPELRAVLTTPGGPVEL
- a CDS encoding aspartate-semialdehyde dehydrogenase, with amino-acid sequence MRVAIVGATGAVGHELLKVLEGSSLQFDELLLFASPRSAGTQLTFKGQSLTVQVTPEGAIDADVILASAGGSISKALAPRWVEGGAVVIDNSSAFRYDADVPLVVPEVNGDAALGHKGIIANPNCTTAIAVVAVAPIHREYGVKRMIVSTYQATSGAGAKGMEELLEQTRAELNGEQAQASVFAHPIPFNVIPHIDSFQDNGYTKEEMKVAWETRKIIGDDSLKISCTAVRIPTLRTHSEAITLELERPATPEAVRELLAGAAGVEVRDNPEGKLYPMPLTASGKYDVEVGRIRESLVFDGGIDLFVAGDQLLKGAALNAVQIAEYLQQKGALKAKQRA
- a CDS encoding aldo/keto reductase, which produces MNNPEAGAHAAGTQAAGSSTPAHRTLGHSGLSVSAVGLGCNNFGGRLDQAATTAVVRRALDAGITLFDTADIYGNRGGSEEMLGRALGPERRNIILASKFGLDMGDGQQGARPEYIRRALEASLRRLGTDYLDLYQLHTPDPHTPIEDTLGTLNDLVQQGLVRAIGVSNMPAADVRAADALARRHGWARFTSCQDEHSLLVRDIETDLIPAARDLNLGLLPYFPLASGLLTGKYHAGQPLPDGARITGSQGAQDRYLTPRNWTVVENLRTFAQAQGHTLLELAFSWLLSFPETSSVIAGATRPEQIDANVAASWTLTADERAEVDRITRG
- a CDS encoding rhomboid family intramembrane serine protease, translating into MTRPDRFRPARPRSRVGQPGPAAALTAALVAGIWGQEVADQLLFGGSLDRYGILPRDTGAFWNILSAPFLHAGFGHLMANTVPLAALAFMGAVRGVGRFVAATLIIVLVGGALVWLFGRGGSVHLGASELVFGFLAYLLGVGWWERTPVAIGVAVAAFALYGGILWGVLPGNPYVSWEAHLFGFLAGLLAAALLHGRRPRRGAGQNGVPFR
- a CDS encoding NUDIX domain-containing protein yields the protein MSSQGPLPPPDATHYTRPDGVPPRLSVGGVILRPLKLDTATLAGTPGGWQVAVVVEPGPYPQLPKGGLEAGETHRDALHRELREEAGLEGVQILRELATLERLNYARTKWQVTRYYLGTTTQQEALPPLEPGYRLEWHPLSGRSGQVPDLFWPEQTRLLRQVARQLQRNGTPF
- a CDS encoding NAD(P)/FAD-dependent oxidoreductase encodes the protein MHDAVVIGSGLAGLTAARVLARAGQRVRVLEAAPFVGGRVHSRAVNGFTLDAGYQVLFPAYPAVRRQLDLGALDLVPVPSSAVVCRGEQRDTLGSPLSDPAALPSTLLSGVLSVPDKARVAALALKLRVPAPHTLLRGEDQSTEAFLREFGFSEGALDRFFRPFFGGIFLRRELDTSARLFRYYFRMLMDGGAALPRAGMGEVAAQLAGGLDVVTGVRATHLNAHAAHVTVTTSAGELDARQVIVATDPDSAAALTGQPTGRGSLGSTYLHYAAPHGLDRETRLLLNAGAGFINNAHWLSNVIPQRAPQGQSLLTVTVLGLPDLDDDALDARVRGELERWYGPQTAALRTLLVERIRHAQYPQPAGYAATLAGHATPLPGVILAGEATSMSGIQGAMESGEKAAAILLNDPAGMSRPRGA
- the plsY gene encoding glycerol-3-phosphate 1-O-acyltransferase PlsY, translating into MTFLAVLAVLISYVVGAIPAAAWVARTRGVDILKVGSGNSGSTNVLRTLGKGPAIVVAIFDILKGAVAIWLARALGLDGPAQAACGVAAVIGHNFSPFLRFRGGKGVATTFGTICALLPVAGLGFFLMGITTVWLTRFVSAGSILGALTGAFTAYLLGAPLWLSVTVSALAALIVWQHRENIRKLHAGNERRFGEKVS